In Thermanaerovibrio velox DSM 12556, the genomic stretch GGGCCCCGCCGGCTAAGCTGCAGCTTCAAACCCTAGTGGATACCTACCACCCTGGCCAACACGAACAGGGCGGCCAGACAGATCATCACCACGTTGAGCTCCCGGGCCTTGCCAGTGACCAGCTTGAGCACCACGAAGGACACGATGCCCGCCTCGATGCCCACCGCTATGCTGTAGGAGAAGGGCATCATGAAGAACGCCAGCATGGCCGGGGCGGTCTCGGTCCAGTCGTCCATCTTGAGCTCCTTAAGCCCCATCATCATGTATATGCCCACCAGGATGAGGGCGGGAGAAGTGGCACAGGCGGGGACTATGGACACCAGGGGGCTGAAGAAGGTGGCCAAGAGGAACAACACCGCCACCACCAAGGCGGTGAGACCCGTGCGCCCCCCCTGCTCGACACCGCTGGCGCTCTCAACGAATGTGGTCACCGTGCTGGTGCCCATCACCGCACCGGCGGTGGTGCCTATGGCGTCCGCCAGAAGGGCCTCCCGAGCCTTGGGCAGGCGCCCCTCGGAGTCAAGGAGCCCACCACGGCTGGCCACCCCCACCAGGGTACCCACGGTGTCAAAGAAGTCCACGAAGAAGAAGGTGAACATTATTATCCAGAAGCTCGATTGGGCTATCTGCGAGAAGTCCATCTGCATGAAGATGGGGGAAAGGGACGGGGGCATGGACACTATGCCCTCCGGCAGCTTGCTTATCCCCAAGGGAATGGAGACTATGGTGACCGCTATTATCCCCCAGAGCACGCTGCCCTTGACATGGAAATACTCCAACACCACCATGAGGAACAATCCGAGGATGGCCAGGATGGCGGGCATGTTGCCCTTGAAGTTGGTCATCTGGACCAGTACAGCGTCGTTGTTGACTATTATCCCCGCCCCCTGAAGCCCTATGAAGGCGATGAAAAGCCCTATGCCCGCGGATATTCCAAGCTTAAGGGACACCGGTATGGTGTTGACCACCGCCTCCCTTATCTTGGTCAGGGTGAGCAGGATGAAGATGATGCCCTCCACGAAGACCGCCGCCAGGGCCACCTTCCAGCTGACTCCCATCCCAAGGACGACGGAAAACGTGAAGAACGCATTAAGCCCCATCCCGGGAGCCAAGGCGAAGGGATAGTTGGCCATGAAGGCCATGCATATGGTGGCAAGGGCAGCGGAGAGACACGTGGCCACCATAAGGGGGCCAAAGGGCATCCCGGTCTTGGAAAGGATGCCGGGGTTTACGAAGATGATGTATCCCATGGTCATGAAGGTGGTGAGCCCCGCCAAAAGCTCGGTCCTAAAGTCGGTACCTCGTTCGCTCAGCTTAAAAGTCCTCTCTAGCCACTCCATCAAGACACCCCCTAAGTCTAGTGATGCCGGTAACTAGAAACCTCAACTATTCTACTACAAATTTCAGGGTCAATGGTTGACATAAAAATTGTTATCTAAACCCATAAAGGCAGCACCCCTCCCTCCCCCAGGTTGACGTACCCCCGGTCGGTGAGCTTGAGTTGCGGGATCACCGACAGGGACAGGAACGAGAGGGCCATGCACGGATGAGGTCCCGAAACGCCGAGATCCCCTATCGCCCGGTCCACCCGCTCCTGAAGGGCCACCACCTCCCATGTGGACATGTCACACATGAGACCCCCCACAGGAAGGGGCAGCTCCGCCAAGATCTTATCACCCTCCGCCACGACAACCCCTCCGCCCAGATGGTTCAGCCGGTCCAAAACGGTCTTTATCGACCGGTCGTCCATCCCGGCAACTATGGCATTGTGGGCATCGTGGGATACGGTGGAGCCAAAGGCACCGGACCTAAGCCCAAGGCCCTTGACAAAACCCACTCCGATCCTGCCGGTTCCCCTGTGACGCTCCCGGCACATCAGCTTGGCCAGGTCGATCTCGGGGGAGGGAACCACAAATCCATCCTCCACTACAGGGGAAACCGCAACGGAACCGGTTAGCAGGGAACCGGGGGTGAAAAGGATCGCCCGGAGCATCGCTCCCCCCTTGGCGGGAACCGCAAGGGCCTTAACGTCCACCTCGGGCAGATCAGGCCCCCGGGACAAGAGCAAGGGACTCAAAACGGATGAAGGGGGTGTCGTGAGCCTCCCATCCCTTGCCACCAAGCGGCCATCCTTGAAAACCATGTGCACCTTCATGGACCCTATGGAGTCCACCAACGCCATGTCCGCGGCGAATCCCGGCCCTATGGCCCCACGGCCCCTCAGGCCAAAGTACTCCGCCACCGACAACGTCACCATCCTAAGGGCCACAAGGGGATCCACCCCAAGGGCGCAAAGCTTGCGCACCTTGTGGTCCATGTGCCCCTTCTCCATCAGGGTCCTGGCGTCCAGATCGTCGCTAACCGCCATGCATCGGTGGCACCGCAGGGGCACATCCCTGACCAACGGCGCCAAGGCCTCGAGGTCCGGCGCGGCGGATCCCTCCCGCATCATCACCCAATAGCCGCGACGCAGCTTCTCCATGGCCTCTTCCAACCGGGTGGCCTCGTGGTCCCCGTCGCAACCGCTTAAGACGTACGCGCAAAGCTCCTTACCGGTGAGCCCCGGAGCATGGGCGGTCAAGGGCATACCATCGAAGACCCGGATCTTATCCCAAACCTCCTGGTCTCCGGAGAGCACCCCAGGATAGTTCATCATCTCCCCCAGGTGCTGGCAGTATCCACCGTCCCGGAGCGACCGCAGCTCCCCGGGCCCCATGGGGACCTTGCAGGTCTCAAACTCCGAGGCGGGGACGCAGGAGGGACAACCAAGGTAAACGTCCAGCGGGAGCCCCCGAGAGGACTCGAACATGCCGATTACCCCATCAGGCCCCAACACGTTGGCTATCTCGTGGGGATCCGCAAACACCGCGGAGGTACCCCGGGGAACCACCGCCTCGGCGAAACGGGAGGGTATCATCCAGGAGCTCTCTATGTGCACATGCCCGTCCATCATGCCGGGGATAAGGGTCATACCCTCCGCGTCCAAGGTCTCAAGCCCCTCGTACCCGGAGCCCACCCCCACTATCACCCCGTCCTTCACCGCCACCTGGACATCCTCAAGCTCCATGGAGAACAGGTTAGCCACCTTAGCCCCCCGGATCACCAGGTCGCAAGGCTCCTTGCCCAGCGCAAACGGAAGAAGCCCCTTCTTAGTCATGGCTACAGCACCACCGGGAGGGCCTTGTACTTCTCCTTGAGGGACTCTATCCGGGCCATGAGGCGCTCCGCATCCTCAGACTGCTTGGCCGCCTCTTTAATGCTGTAAAGATTAAGGTAGGAGTTCCTGCGCCTTATATCCTGGCTGCCGAAGAGTTCCTTCAGCATTATGAGGTCATCGGGCATGTTGAAGTCCTTGTCGGTCTCGGTGTAGTCGAACAAGTACCATGCCTCCTTGAAGCCGCACCAGGCCAGGGCGGAGAAACACATGCAGCAGGGCTCGTGGGTGGCCAGGAAAACCGTCTCCTCCGCCTTGGGACGGTCCTTCTGCTCATAGAACCTAAGGAGGGTCTCCACCTCCCCGTGAAACACCGGGTTGTCGGACCTGCGGTTGCTGCCCACCACTATCGGATCCAGGCTCACCGGGTCCAGCACCGCCCCCCCAAAGAGGTTATGACCCTTGCGGACGAAATCCTCCGTCAAAGGCAGTATCCGATGCTCTATCACGTCCAACATCTTGTGCAGCTCTTCCGCCGTTATGGTCTCGGGAGTCCTGAACTTCATGGATATCAACCTCCACATGTTCTTTTAAGATAAAAGGGGCCCCTAGGGCCCCTTTCCTACTCCTCAACCTCTATGACGAACTTCTTCTCCCCCTCTTCGGGATCCGGGAAGATGATGTTGGCCAGGATGGATACTATGCACACCGACGTAACCGTATCCCTGAAGAGGAACTGAAGCAGCTTGGGCAGGTGCTCCAACAGCGCGGGCACGGAGCTGAAGCCCATGCCTATGCCGAAGGTTATCCCCAAGACCAGCATGTTCCTGTCGCTGAAGCCCGACTTGGCGAGCATCTTTATGCCGTTCAGCATTATCATGGCGAAAACCGTGACCACCGCACCGCCCAGAACCGAGTTGGGCATCACGGATATGATAGCCCCTACCTTGGGGAAGAGACCAGCCAGTATCAGGACCATGGCACCGGTGGCGATGCACCACTTGTTCACCACCTTGGTCATGGCCACCAACCCCGCGTTCTGGCCGAAGGCGGTGTTCGGAAGGGTGTTGAATAGCGCCGCCAAAGCGGATCCGAAGCTGTCTCCCATTATGGCCCCGGAGGTCTCCTCTGTGGTGGCCTCCCGGTTAAAGGCCGCTATGGTTATCCCAGAGGTGTTGCCTATGGTCTCAAGGCCCGAGACTATGTACACCGCAGCGAAGCTGAGTATGGCATCAAGATGGAAGGTCATGCCGAAGTGGAGGGGCCTAGGCACGCTGATCCACCCCGCGTTGGCCACCGGGGAGAAGTCCACCATGCCCATGAATATGGCGGCCACGTAGCCCACCAATATGGCGATGAGAAGGCTTGAGATCTTCACCATCCCCTTGCCGAACTTCTGCAAGAAGAGCACCGTAACGAGCACGAGGGTGCCCAACAACAGGTTCTTAGGGGATCCATAGTCCTTGGATGCCACACCACCGGCGAAGTAATTCACCCCAACCGCCAGCAGCTTGCTACCCATGGCTATGAGCACGCTCCCCACCACAAGGGGGGGGAAGAAGCGCTTAAGGGGCTTTATGAATATCCCCATTATGAACTCCACGATGCTTCCAAGCAGTGCCCCTCCCATTATCCCCGATATGCCGTACATCTGCCCCACGGTTATCGAGGTCGGCACGAAGGCAAAGGAGGTGCCCATGACTATCGGCAGCTCCCCGCCTATCCTTGGGAGGAACCAGTTCTTCTTCCCGATCGGATAAAGCTGGATCAAGGTGGTTATGCCGGAGATGATCATCGCCGCCTGGATCATGATTATCATGTCCGGCTTGGAGAGGGAGACAACTCCCGCCACCACGAAAACCGGCGCCAGGTTCCCAGTGAACATGGCCAACACGTGCTGAAGCCCCAGAGGAAGGGCCACACCAAGGGAGGGACGGCCGTGAAGCTGATACACAAGCTCTCTATCCCCAACAGCGCTATCTACCTGGTTAGACATGGCACACCATCCTTTTGTCCGTAAGACAAGGCTCAAAAAAGACCTTGCGGAAGTCCTCGGGCTCTAAAAAAGGGGACAGAGAATAGATCCCTGCCCCCCTAAGACGTCTCTTACCTTCCTCCCATGAGGAGGGTCATGACCGCCTTTGCGGTGTGCAGACGGTTCTCCGCCTCGTCGTACACTATGGAGTGGGGACCATCGATCACTGCGTCCTCCACCTCGTTGTTCCTATCCGCCGGCAGGGCGTGCATGTAAACCACGTCCTTGTCCGCCAGGGCCATCTTCTCCTCCGTGCACTTCCAGGACTTGTGGGCCATCAGCTTCTCGTCCACCACCTTAACCGCTCCGGCGGCGGTAAGACCCGTCTGGTCGGTGACCCAGTTGCCCCAGTTCTTGGGGATCACTATGTGGGCGTTCCTGTAGGCGTACTCCTCGTCGTCGGTGACGGTGACGGTGCCGCCGTACTTCTCCGCGTTGGCCTTCGCCTGGGCGATGACCCAGTCGGGGAGCTCCCAACCCTTGGGATGGGCAAGCACCACGTCCATGCCGTAACGGGGGAACAGTAGCACCTGGGAGACCGGCACGGAGATGGGCTTCTTGTGGCTCTCCGCGTAAGCCCAGATGATGGAGACCTTGAGCCGCTCCAGCTTACCAAACTTCTCCTTCATGGTCATGAGGTCCGCCAGGGCCTGGAAGGGATGATACAGGTCGCACTGCAGGTTCATCACAGGCACCTTAGCCCACCTGGCCATCTCGGTGAGGTACTTGTTACCATAGCCCCAGTTGCAGTAACGGCAGGCGATGGCGTGACCAAAGCTGGAGAGGATGATGGCGGTGTCCTTGGCGCTCTCCCCGTGGGAGACCTGCATGGTGCTGGAGTCCAGATAGCCCGCGTGGCCACCCAGCTGAGCAAGCCCCGCCTCCATGGAGTTCCTGGTCCTGGTGGACTGCTCGAAGAAGATCAGGAACATGGTCTTGTTCACCAAATAGGGGGTGGGCTCCCCCATGGCAAACTTCTTCTTCAGGTCAAAGGAGACCTCCAGCATGGTCTCCACTTCTTCTTTGGTGAAGTCCTCCAGGTTGATGAAGTGACGGTTCCTGAAAAAGCTCTGCATAAAAACTCCTCCTCCTTAAACGTCTTTTCCTTGTATCCCTAGGGCCTAACGGCCATAGCGATCCGCGTATATCCTGGGAAGGGCGGCGTAAACCGCAGCGCACTCCACCAGCTCGGACTTCCAGGTGACCTCGTCGGGGGCGTGGGCCTGGTCCTCATGCCCCGGCCCGAACCCTATGCAGGGGATCCCAAGAAGCCCCATGATGGCAACACCGTTGGTGGAGAAGGTCCACTTATCCACCACGGGCTCCCTGTTCAGCACGCTCTTGAAGGCGTCCACCATGCTCTTGGTGACCGGGTGGTCCTCCTCAAGCACCCAGGAGGGGAAGTAGCACTCGGTGGGATACACAAGGCCCGTGTAGGCGGGGCGCTCGTAGGTGTAGAGGGATACCTCTGCGTTTGCCGCCTTCACCGCCGGCAGGTTCCTTATCTGCTGCAGCGCCAACTCCTTGGTCTCCCCGGCGGTTAGCCGGCGGTCTATGGATATCCAGCAGCTGTCCGCCACGGCGCACCGGGAGGGGCTGGTGAAGAATATCTCCGACACCGCCAACGACCCCTTGCCAAGGAACGGATCGTCCTTCAGGTTCTCGTGAAGGGCCCGAAGCTCCTGAAGTATCGGGGCCATCTTGTAGATGGCGTTGTCGCCCCGCTCCGGGGCGGAACCGTGACAGCTCACGCCGGTGGTCTTGACCTTTATCTCCATGCGACCCCGCTGACCCCGGTGGATCCTTCCGTCCGTGGGCTCGGTGCTCACCACGAACTCAGGACGGACCTTGTCCTCCTTGACGATGTACTGCCAGCAAAGCCCGTCGCAGTCCTCCTCCTGAACGGTGCCCACCATGACCACCCTCAGACCCTCCAAGAGCCCAAGGTCCTTCATTATCTTGGCGGCGTACACCATGGAGGCCATGCCTCCCTCCTGGTCGCTGGCACCCCGGCCACCGATCTTCTCGTCGTCCTCGTAACCCTCGTAAGGGTCAAAGGTCCAGTTGTCCCGGTTGCCTATTCCCACGGTGTCAATGTGGGCGTCGAAGGCTATGAGCCTGTCCCCGTTCCCCATGTAACCCAGGATGTTACCCATGGGGTCTATAACCACCTCGTCGAAGCCCACCTTCTCCATCTCCTGCTTGATCCGCTGGACCAGCTTCTCCTCCTGGCAGCTCTCGCTGGGGATGGCGATCATATCCCGGAGAAACCTGGATATGTCAGGCTCGTACTTCTTCGCCAGCTCCCGGATCTTCCCAAAGTCCATCTCCATCTTCATCAACATCTCCTTTCCCCTCTAGGACAGCCCTTAGCTTAAAGGGCGCTGTCGCCGTTGACCAAAAGATATGAACCGCTCTCCTCCATTCCCTCCAGGAGCACCTTCATCTTGAAGGCCAACTCCAAGGACCTCTCCCCCTCAAAGAACGACTTTGCCGCCACCTTGACGGGCCTAAAGGCCTGGGTAAGCTCCACTCGGATGAAGGGATCCTCATAGCACCACCCGGAGAACGTCCTCTCCAGGGTGCATCGGATGCCCCCGTCCTTCCAGACGATGACCCCTTCTCCGGCGGCCACCGCGTTGTCCTCCTCCTTAACCATTCCATCCTGGCCAAGGAAAAGCCTAGGCTTAGCCTCGTAGGGCTTCCCGTCCTGGTGGACGCAGAAGGTCTCGCAGTTGCCGCACCGGTTGCAAAGGTCCTCCACGTGCACTATCTGCCGGTCCTGACGGATCGCCACGTACCTGGCAGGGGCCTCCGCAACCCTGTCACCGTCGCATCGGAACACCGGCACCAACGCCTCCGACGGCACCACCCGAACCGACACGTTGGCCCTGTTGGGACACACGTCCACGCACTTGTCGCACACCACGTCGCAGGAGAGACACCGCCTCGCCTCCTCCACGGCCTCCTCACGGCTCAGGGGCAGCTCGAAGAGGTCAAAGTCCCTACCCTCGCGCCTTGCCTCCCGGTGGGACCTCACCTTGACCGACCTGCGGAGCTTCATCTCCTCTATCTCATCCTCCGTCAGGAGCTCCTGGGGCACCTCGCCGTTTACCGGAACCCCCAGGGCCAACGCCATGGACCGGGCGGCGGACCTGCCGTCCGCGCAGGCGGCTATCACGGTCTTGGGGCCCCTCACCAGGTCACCCCCCGCGTACACCCCGGGCACGGAGGTGAGATAGCTGGGCCGAACCTTGACCTTACCATCCGACAGATCCAAGGAACTGCAATCGAA encodes the following:
- a CDS encoding NCS2 family permease, whose translation is MEWLERTFKLSERGTDFRTELLAGLTTFMTMGYIIFVNPGILSKTGMPFGPLMVATCLSAALATICMAFMANYPFALAPGMGLNAFFTFSVVLGMGVSWKVALAAVFVEGIIFILLTLTKIREAVVNTIPVSLKLGISAGIGLFIAFIGLQGAGIIVNNDAVLVQMTNFKGNMPAILAILGLFLMVVLEYFHVKGSVLWGIIAVTIVSIPLGISKLPEGIVSMPPSLSPIFMQMDFSQIAQSSFWIIMFTFFFVDFFDTVGTLVGVASRGGLLDSEGRLPKAREALLADAIGTTAGAVMGTSTVTTFVESASGVEQGGRTGLTALVVAVLFLLATFFSPLVSIVPACATSPALILVGIYMMMGLKELKMDDWTETAPAMLAFFMMPFSYSIAVGIEAGIVSFVVLKLVTGKARELNVVMICLAALFVLARVVGIH
- the ade gene encoding adenine deaminase encodes the protein MTKKGLLPFALGKEPCDLVIRGAKVANLFSMELEDVQVAVKDGVIVGVGSGYEGLETLDAEGMTLIPGMMDGHVHIESSWMIPSRFAEAVVPRGTSAVFADPHEIANVLGPDGVIGMFESSRGLPLDVYLGCPSCVPASEFETCKVPMGPGELRSLRDGGYCQHLGEMMNYPGVLSGDQEVWDKIRVFDGMPLTAHAPGLTGKELCAYVLSGCDGDHEATRLEEAMEKLRRGYWVMMREGSAAPDLEALAPLVRDVPLRCHRCMAVSDDLDARTLMEKGHMDHKVRKLCALGVDPLVALRMVTLSVAEYFGLRGRGAIGPGFAADMALVDSIGSMKVHMVFKDGRLVARDGRLTTPPSSVLSPLLLSRGPDLPEVDVKALAVPAKGGAMLRAILFTPGSLLTGSVAVSPVVEDGFVVPSPEIDLAKLMCRERHRGTGRIGVGFVKGLGLRSGAFGSTVSHDAHNAIVAGMDDRSIKTVLDRLNHLGGGVVVAEGDKILAELPLPVGGLMCDMSTWEVVALQERVDRAIGDLGVSGPHPCMALSFLSLSVIPQLKLTDRGYVNLGEGGVLPLWV
- a CDS encoding deaminase, whose protein sequence is MKFRTPETITAEELHKMLDVIEHRILPLTEDFVRKGHNLFGGAVLDPVSLDPIVVGSNRRSDNPVFHGEVETLLRFYEQKDRPKAEETVFLATHEPCCMCFSALAWCGFKEAWYLFDYTETDKDFNMPDDLIMLKELFGSQDIRRRNSYLNLYSIKEAAKQSEDAERLMARIESLKEKYKALPVVL
- a CDS encoding uracil-xanthine permease family protein, with translation MSNQVDSAVGDRELVYQLHGRPSLGVALPLGLQHVLAMFTGNLAPVFVVAGVVSLSKPDMIIMIQAAMIISGITTLIQLYPIGKKNWFLPRIGGELPIVMGTSFAFVPTSITVGQMYGISGIMGGALLGSIVEFIMGIFIKPLKRFFPPLVVGSVLIAMGSKLLAVGVNYFAGGVASKDYGSPKNLLLGTLVLVTVLFLQKFGKGMVKISSLLIAILVGYVAAIFMGMVDFSPVANAGWISVPRPLHFGMTFHLDAILSFAAVYIVSGLETIGNTSGITIAAFNREATTEETSGAIMGDSFGSALAALFNTLPNTAFGQNAGLVAMTKVVNKWCIATGAMVLILAGLFPKVGAIISVMPNSVLGGAVVTVFAMIMLNGIKMLAKSGFSDRNMLVLGITFGIGMGFSSVPALLEHLPKLLQFLFRDTVTSVCIVSILANIIFPDPEEGEKKFVIEVEE
- a CDS encoding ornithine carbamoyltransferase → MQSFFRNRHFINLEDFTKEEVETMLEVSFDLKKKFAMGEPTPYLVNKTMFLIFFEQSTRTRNSMEAGLAQLGGHAGYLDSSTMQVSHGESAKDTAIILSSFGHAIACRYCNWGYGNKYLTEMARWAKVPVMNLQCDLYHPFQALADLMTMKEKFGKLERLKVSIIWAYAESHKKPISVPVSQVLLFPRYGMDVVLAHPKGWELPDWVIAQAKANAEKYGGTVTVTDDEEYAYRNAHIVIPKNWGNWVTDQTGLTAAGAVKVVDEKLMAHKSWKCTEEKMALADKDVVYMHALPADRNNEVEDAVIDGPHSIVYDEAENRLHTAKAVMTLLMGGR
- a CDS encoding YgeY family selenium metabolism-linked hydrolase, translated to MKMEMDFGKIRELAKKYEPDISRFLRDMIAIPSESCQEEKLVQRIKQEMEKVGFDEVVIDPMGNILGYMGNGDRLIAFDAHIDTVGIGNRDNWTFDPYEGYEDDEKIGGRGASDQEGGMASMVYAAKIMKDLGLLEGLRVVMVGTVQEEDCDGLCWQYIVKEDKVRPEFVVSTEPTDGRIHRGQRGRMEIKVKTTGVSCHGSAPERGDNAIYKMAPILQELRALHENLKDDPFLGKGSLAVSEIFFTSPSRCAVADSCWISIDRRLTAGETKELALQQIRNLPAVKAANAEVSLYTYERPAYTGLVYPTECYFPSWVLEEDHPVTKSMVDAFKSVLNREPVVDKWTFSTNGVAIMGLLGIPCIGFGPGHEDQAHAPDEVTWKSELVECAAVYAALPRIYADRYGR